The Neoarius graeffei isolate fNeoGra1 chromosome 23, fNeoGra1.pri, whole genome shotgun sequence genome segment AATCAAAAGAGGGTCACCGAATATCATGGTTTTGATTTAGAATTCAAATAAAACCTGGATTtttttcattccaaaataaatccTTTAAATCCTTGactcttctctctctgtgtgtccctcTTACACATACACAGATACATGCACAACACTTATGGGGCTGTTCCTCtcaatagggacagtttttactttaaagtgacaatccagcaatatctaagtagatcgatatcgaatcggatcgtgaccttatgaattGGAATCGAgtcgatccaggaaatctggatcgattcccagccctatgagtgagtgagtgagtgagtgagtgagtgagtgagtgagtgagtgagtgagtgagcggatTGAGTGAGTGGGTAGAGTGAGTGAATTAGTGAGTGATCGGAtggagtgaggtgagtgagtgaacggattgagtgagtgagcggattgagtgagtgagcggatggagtgaggtgagtgagtgagtgagtgagtgagtgagtgagtgagcggatGGAGTgaggtgaatgagtgaatgagtgagtgagcagatggagtgaggtgagtgagtgaggtgagtgagcggatggagtgaggtgagtgaggtgagtgagcggatggagtgagtgaatgagtgagtgagcggatggagtgaggtgagtgagtgaacTCCTGACCGGCTGTGTCGTCCTTCCCCTCATGTCCACTTGCTCGTTGCAGTTCCTTCACTTCATCCACTGAGTGTGAGGAGGGAAGCACAGACGAGTATCTCTTACTGGCTTTAGagctctgctcacacacacacacacacacacacacacacacacacacacacacacacacacacacaccattaatcacCTCATTATAGATTCATGCATTAATGTCTATTCCAGTGGCATAAATAAAtttaacagtcagtgcgtttacatgcacatagagagaatcgaatttctgccgttgctcgactgaaatcaaagttctaaatgccatgtatacaccttaattcagctgaaattgaaccgaacttgatttctcggaatggagctacacgacctagattatgcgattgtagccgagctacttggtgcatgtaaaccctgtcgagctacgtagtcgagccgcttacttcagcaccgccccttccggaagtgacgagtgacgagaccacaagcgggaaacacaacagcctcggtcggcatgacaacaaatcatgacaacggcatgaatcttttctttttgtggcattgtttgcactgttaaaatttatctcacttactgtatcaccaaatacatctgtacagctgttccatagctgtgaattgtgtacataaacaagtcactgtatttgtgtgtgtgtgtgtgtgtatatatatatagatgtccaacatctgaagaatgtcaataaaaacaaaacaattgaactttttgtgtgtttattaagacataagttaaattgtaagcaaaaaatggactttagaaaaatatacaattgtgcaaaataagttgtcttacaaaacagtggtctgtgcaggacagtttgtagccatacagtctgttagagcaagccgaacagcttgagcacggaactcgtgaacacagaactgccagtgttgccagattgggcgtttaagtgcattttggcggatttgaacatgctttgggctggaaaacgtcagcagtatctggcaacactgcgataactttgtttatactcttgaatagctcttcttcatgacgacagctggaagtgtaccaacacgatggggcgtgtagcgccacctgtggcttgggtgcacaatttacctcacacaatagctcgattaacttgtgtgcatgtaggattggatttctctggcacccctgctggtacccttagctcgattactgacagtagctcgaattggatgtgcatgtaaacacactgactgtTTGTTTTCCCTTTGATTGTATTACAGTGTTTTCCTACTTATTACTAATAAAGTCTCTctgtacctgtctgtctgtctgtctctctctctctcaacctgtcTGGTTATCTAAcgtatccatctgtccatccatctgtctgttgaGTGCAGACCCACGTTGTGTGTAGTGTGACGTGCGCGTAGTGTGACGTGCGCGTGTAGTGTGACGTGCGCGTGTAGTGTGACGTGCGTGTAGTGTGACGTGTGCGTGTAGTGTGACGTGTGCGTGTAGTGTGACGTGTGCGTGTAGTGTGACGTGCGCGTAGTGTGACGTGCGCGTAGTGTGACGTGCGTGTAGTGTGACGTGCGTGTAGTGTGACGTGTGCGTGTAGTGTGACGTGTGCGTGTAGTGTGACGTGTGCGTGTAGTGTGACGTGCGCGTAGTGTGACGTGCGCCTAGTGTGACGTGCGTGTAGTGTGACGTGCGTGTAGTGTGACGTGCGTGTAGTGTGACGTGCGTCACAGACCCCTGTTAAAGTCATGcagtgtggtgatgatgatgacgacctcTCACCTCTTTGATGTCTAGGAGAGACTGTGAGCAGCGGCTGAGTGGAGGGTTGGCGGAGGGGGTGGGGCTTAACTGGACATCAAAAATCTTCAGATGGTGCTGAATAAGCAGCTGCACCATCAGAGCCTGGTAGGGGTAGTCCACGAGGGAGGACAGGGACACCTCCGAATCCAGCTGCCGAGGTTTAATCAGTGTCGGGCCAAAGATGATCCCCAGATTCCTCGCGTCCATTTTATTCTCCTCTGCATGCTCGGACactctgatcacacacacacacacacacacacacacacacacacacacacacacacacacacacacgactaagCCCCCTGGACTAGAAGGTGGAGTTAGAGTAAATATAACGTACCATTTATTATAAACACAGTGTGATATTATACACAGATCACTGGCTGTAAGAGAGTTAGGCACCGAATTTAATCACTGAAATTATTAAAAGCTTTGACTTGGTAGAGTCCTTTAGCAATGGTGTTACCTGTGCAGGTGCGTGATGAGGAAGTGCAGGGTTCTGTAGTGTGCAGAAGGAAGGCGCCTCAGCAGGTCTCGTATTTTGAGGATGACTCGGTTGAGCTCGATGCTGAGGTGAGGCGAGTGTGTGTCATCTGCCGTGATGCTCTGAGCTTTTTTAGCCAGACCAATAATCTCACTATAATACCTGTACAGGATCAGCGGCTCAggtagctacacacacacacacacacacacacacacaccgtttgtTTATACTGTAATAATCTGTCTTACAGCTGAGAGCAGTGCAGTGTGTTCTGATTAGCTGAGTATTCTGATTTTAACCAACTACTGCGTGAGTGTATTCacctctgctgtgtgtgtgtagggttgtATTTACCTGTCTCAGGTACAGTTTGAGCACGTTGCTGATGTCGTGTGGATACAGGTCCGACAGCTCCACCAGGTCTTTTCCATTCTCAAACGCCTGACACAGTTTCTCCACTCGAGACTTCGCTCCATTTAAACGATAAATTCCCTTAAAACACAACAAACGAACCACAGTAACACACTGCAACACAACTCTGCCATACAGCTACAGCACTACAGTGACCTGTGAGCTAACAGGCTGATTAGCAGTTATCGTACAAGATTAGCACTGACGCAGGGTGACTGAGTGTACCTTGATGTTTAGGGCACGGCTCTCGATCTCTGAAGTGCACTTCTTGATGATGAAGGGAATTCCATCTGCACTGTTTTTAGCCGCCTGAGAGAAATCGATGCCGAATAAGTGCAGCCGTCCCTGCAGCTTCTTATGGCCACACTGAATAGCCAACGTCTCCAGACACTTCTTATGACATGCTAAtgaacactacacacacacaccaattttgACAAAAGAGCTCCTGGTGCCAACCATTTATAAAAATACAATAACATTAATAAAGTGGAACAATTAAAATGACAAAATAAATTAGATGTCGCCTTAATAAACACTATAAGGCAGGAAAATGATTGTACTAAAGTTGAAGAGTTCATTTATAAACATGCATAtcatatgatgatgatgaaggtaatgatgatgacgatgatgaaggTAGTGATGATGAGCGGCAGTACCTCCTCACACTCGGCTCCGTGGAACACCACCAGGCTGTCACACTCCCTGCATTTAGACGGAGCGCGCAGTTTCCTCAGCTTGTGTGTGAGAGCTGCTTTGGACATCTGAGCGTTTCTGAAAGGACCGGGAGAATTCGCCATCTCCGTCACCATCTCACCCAGAcctgacacacacgcacacagtcaTTTACTAATAGTCAaaacagtttatttgtatagcgcgtttaacagacattgttgcaaagcagctttacagaaaaatatagattttaaacaAATTAATGAATAAATTTACCCCTGTACTAATACAGCAGTGTGAGTATGATCTGAGCCATTACCTGAACGCAGCACCATATGTCAGaagggtgtgtgcgtgcgcacgtgtttgtgtgtgttactgTCAAACATGAgtagaaactgagctacaagtcaTGTTTTCATTTCCCTAAACTTGTTTTTTTAATGTGAATGCGTCATTTTCATTTGATTACACAGCAATTACATTTACAGCAAAAGTACAGACAAAAAGCCCAcagatgccgcttttccactacaaacgcggctgagttgggctgagccgtgccgtgctgagtcgagctgagcggggctgttggagttgcatttcgactacaaccgcgctgaaccgtgctggctggaagtgggtggacacattgggtggagttagcgaaagtgggtggacgtcaggtgatgtcgttaagcagcgcaaacagtgacatcagtgagcttttaagcggtagtctcacaacccggatagtaaacaataaacatggaggacatggagtcgttagtgttgctggtcttggtgctgtggcttgttgtcaccgacaacgccaacagatactggcaagagcgtatagatgaggcgaggcgcataaggcttcagaaattctcgtaattcgtaattcttctccttccgggtttacggtgtttacagatcccagcgcgctcgcggggcgtgtgtgggcatgtgaggacactcctcctcaccaatcagtgcacaggggagtgtctgctcacgcccccagcctcactcggcacggtttggctcgcttcagccccactccaaaacggtgcgagttttaggggctaagcagggctgaagcgagctgagtcgtgctggtttttggtagtcgaaacgcgagccgtgtcgggctgaagtgagctgaagcgagctgaagtgagctgaaaaagggtagtggaaaagggccatcagTCTCCCAAAGTGGGGAATAATGACGGATAATGGCTGTTTCAAATGCTACACTTCACCAGTGCTCAATGGCTCCATCCCAAATCATACACAGTCTCAATATCACACATAAAACCATATACATGTACACAACCCCCCCAACATACAACTATAAACGTACCCACATAcaagcacagagacacacacacacacacacacacacacacacacacacacaccagtgtctGAGGGTGAAGGAGGTTCTCTTTCATCCAAATCATCAGCAGAGGACATGGTGCCTGTGGACGGAGTTCTGGGAAGCCTGCGCTTAAaatctcctacacacacacacacacacacacacacaatttatcaTATGGTTCGCTAATAATATTGTGATAATGTGGTGATAACAGAGTAATAACATAAGGTAATAACAGTTATGATGTATCAacaaatactgtgtgtgtgtgtgtgtgtgtgtgtgtgtgtgtgtgtgtgtgtgtgtgtgtgtgtgttacagtaaaATGCTGAGTGAAAGACTGGGGTGATGAAGTGGTGTTATAgttgaagttgattatttccctTGAACAGCacgtccccaagtgttttattcctcttccacCACAGCAACTAACCaatcttttatttattaaagaatgacacgtcATCAATTTtgaacttttttaaaaaaaaaagttatgcttaatgttgtggaacgccggtgaaacaagttagttcctgttgtcacttatgttatagcagctataaccaGTCGCTCCTTCACCAGTTTCTCGTTATTCTCTCATGAAGTtaattggatttaaaaaaaaaaaaacagccaaaaaaacccaacaacccgCAGTGTGTTCCATTGTGTTCCTAAGAAATggtaaagaagtgtaaactcctctgtgctGAAGACGTCAGAAAACATAATGTTCCAGCTTCATCTCGgactgttacacagcgctcacactggagactccttccagaaacgatACAGAAACATCTATAAACACCTTCACCACATCAACAATTGggttaatctgtttattatcagtggagcgtctgctgtacgagtccctgtgaatgagctgttactatagaaacgataacgtatcagaacgagagcattaatataaacctgcactacagtcagagctgctgttagagagaattaatcaacaccttctcttctgaccaatcagagtccagaactggTTGTGGTGTAATCagtacacagtgacagtagggtGATATTATGGTGTAAAGTGTGATGATGTACCGGGACTGGCAGTGGGAGAATCCACAGACCGAGACTCACTGCTTCCTCCTGCACTTTCTGAATCACTGCACATCCCTCCCTTcagagctacacacacacacacacacacacacacacacacacacacacacacacacacacagagcttaaaCCTTAACATTAATTAAAATATAACTGCATCATTTAGAGTAAGAaacagacaggtgtgtgtgtgtgtgtgtgtgtgtgtgtgtgtgtgtgtgtgtgtgtgtgtgttaccctgGATGTCGGCTGTGCTGCTGTTGGACGGTGGTTCATCCATCTTGCTGACTCGTTTATGAACAGGACTGTTCACTTCATCAGCAGAGAGCTGAGACAGGTTCCCCTGAGAGGAGTGTGTGCTGCTCAGTGATCTCTTATGGAAGGGCATGCtgtataccacacacacacacacacacacacacacacacacacacacacacacacacacacacacgagacacacacacacagacacgattAAAACTATTTAACCATTTTAAAGAGAAACAGAGCTTCATACTCTGTTGAGGTAAAAGTCTGAATAACTGAAACGCAGCACTAAAACTGACATAAAGCCACGCTGCTGTACAGATGCaagagtgtgtgttgtgtgtgtgtgtgttgtgtgtgtgtagtaaacAGTGCAATCTGAATCAGTCGTGTGGTTTTCTCACTTCCTgaggaacgaacacacacacacacacacacacacacacacacacacacacacacactctgctctgAACACTGCAGACTCACAGATTCATACAAACGAAAGAGGAaatgatgtatgtgtgtgtgtgtgtgtgtgtgtgtgtgtgtgtgtgtgtgtgtgtgtgtgtgtgcacgtgagtAAGGGAGATAGAGCAGTTTTGATAGCGTTGTGCTTTGAGCATTAATTTTTTGTCacaatgtacgtgtgtgtgtgtgtgtgtgtgtgtgtgtgtgtgtgtgtgtctgcagtcactggtttttttttcactttagtttttattcaattttaacaTTTACAACAGACCAACAAGGAGCATCAACAACAAaaggacataataataataataataaagtagtaaTACTAATTGTCCTGttgggagctacattcttcttTATCCATCAATTCTCGCAGTTTCGTCCTCTATATCAATTGTCTTTTCATTTGTCTGTCGCTATCCAAGGTCCTCCAATTAGTCCACTTCAGCCACTTGTCTTCTAGCTGTGTTTCTTGCAATCTCAGACGGTGTGTCAGTTTTTCCATTGTATAGATTTCCTCTATTATTTCTATCCATTGTTCCCTGGTCGGAAGATCTACTTTGCCCCATTTCCTTGTTATCGCCTTTTTACTAGCTATTAACAGTATTTCTGTAAGGTACTTATCTCCTGCGTGTACATTGCCCTCTGTGAAATTACACAGACAGAGTACCGTGCAGCTCATGGGAATGCCATACCTCAGTATCTCTTACAGAGTTACCTGTACAGTTCTCCAAAACACCTGTATCTCATGGCATTTCCAAAATACATGTGCATGGTCTGCATTTAATATTCCACATTCTCTCCAACATGGTAAGTTTACATTCAGATGTTTACTCTTGACCTTGGGTGTGATAAAAAATCTAATTAGGTTTTTCCAGGAGAATTCCCTCCATATCCACGAATTGGTGGATGTTTGATGTATTTTCCACATATTCTGCCGCTCATCGTCTGAGATTTTTGTGTTGAGCTCCAATTCCCATTTTTCTTTTATATAATTAGTTGAATTTTTGCTTATTGTCAATTTTTGGTACAGTGAAGATATTATTCTGACTTTTGTGCCTTTATACGTATTGATTATGATTTGGATCACACCATTCACTACCATGGAGGGACCCGTCCTGATTTCCTTCCTGTAGTAATGTCTTATTTGTAAGTACCTATAGAATTCGTGTTTACCCAGATCATATTTATCGCTCATATTCTGGaaactctccatctctctctagaGTACACCATGCTGTAATTCCCTTAGTTTCCCACTGTTTAAATCCCTTGTCGTATGTGGCCGGTTTAAAGTTACTATCAAATGCAACCCACCTTAACAGATTACTATCCTTCTTTATCCCATGTTTTTTAACGAGTCTAAACCATAATTCCAAAGTAAACAATGTAATCGGATCTAGTTGTTTCTTTATTTTGTTGTATACTTCTTTATCTCTAATCACATTCTGAACTGGGTGCCCTCTGAACTCTTTTTCCATGTCTTTCCACTTAGCTGTGTCGTCTGATTGACACCAGCATATCAAATATCTAAGCTGGGCTGCAGAGAAATATTCCCTGAGTTTTGGGAGACCCATTCCCCCTCTGTCTTTTGGCAGCTGGAGAGTCCCATACTTAATTCTGGGTTTCTTGCCTGCCCATATAAACCTCGATATCATCCTGTCCCAGGTCTCAAATTGGGTTTGCGGGATCTCTATAGGTAAAGAATGAAACAGATAAAGACGTTTGGGTAGTACATTAATTTTAATTATTTCAATCCTCGAACTGAGATCTAGTGTCAGAGTGGACCATTTTTGAATATCTTTTTGTATCTCTTGTGTTATTTTGTTGTAGTTTTCTTTATATAGTTTTGATAATCCTTTAGTAATGGAGACCCCCAGatatttaattttctttaaactCCAATTAAGATCAAAAGATTCCTGTATCTCTCTCGGTGGCGTGTAGTTAAGCGATAACACCTGTGTTTTTGAGATATTAATTTTATATCGCGAGAGGTGTCTATAGGTTTCTAAACGTTTCATCAGTACTGGGAGTGATTTAGTTGGTTGCTCCAAGATGGCGATGACATCGTCAGCAAAAAGTCCTATTTTATGTTCTGTTCCATTTACCATAACTCCCACTAGTTCTGTATTCCGATGGACTGCCTGCGCCAGCGGTTCCACGAAAAGGGCGAATAAAGTGGGTGACAGGCAACACCCCTGTCTGACTGACCTCTGTAAATTCTGCAGTCACTGTTTATATTCAGTCCATTATGAACATTCAAACCGAAATTCTTcaggatttatatttacaatttgtgaTATATGAATGTAGTTTAAATAATTTAGCTCCACCCATTCTGCTGTAATAGAATAATAAACATTTCATTTTCTAAACTGCAGAAAATccctgtgttgtgtgtgtgtgtgtgtgtgtgtgtgtgtgtgtgtgtgtgtgtgtgtgtgcctcctcATCCTGAATGAGTCACGCTTCACCCCACAGTGTAACAGTAATTATACCGTCGCCTCGACTGAGCAGCATTTCACCATCAGATCATTTTATTATAATCAGTAAAGAACAGCTGTTAGTGATTTTAGTTATGATTCGTTATCATTAGTGTTCTGTGCTGCTTTAGAACACACTGATGATGAGTTCTGCTCAGTATCtgggctgcgtgtgtgtgtgctgaaatAAACAGATGCCCCTTGTGATGATCTCACCCTGACCTGGATGGTCCAGCATGCTCGTGAGACAGCGCCTCCAGCCACACCCGCTCTTTAGGTAAACTGTGTACAAACTCTGAGTAACACTGTCCAGGTTCATACTGTTTGACCTGATCACACAGCGTCTGGTACTGTACAGGAACCGACACCAGCTGATTATACAGCATCTGGAACCAGTTCACcgtcacctacacacacacacacacacttattcaacatacagaaacagacagatacagacagagagagacagagagagacagacagacactcacAGCTTTGAGCGTGAGGTCACACTGGAAGATGAGTTCTCTGAGCTGAGTGAGGATTTCACTCTTTGTTTTGGTCAGACTGAGTTTTTTGGCTTCAGCATCTGCGACACACATTCTGTAATGTTCCTGAGCCTCTTCAGCCTgatggagaacacacacacacacacacacacacacacacacacacacacacacacacacacaccagtatcaCAGTTACGGACCCACACAGCTCTGATATCAGTCTGTATAAATGATGTTTCACACAACACAATCTACAGTGTGTTTGTTCAGCTGTACTTTCTGCAGCGCCTCTTCCTCCatcttcctcttcctctcctgtgttctccctcctgtgtgtgtttgcTCGTCTCCCGTTCGGCTGTGAGAACCGTGAACCTTCTCGTACTCCTCCCTGCGCTGGGTGTGGAGGAGTCGAGCTTTACGCACCGCACTGTCAGCTTCACTCTGGAAACGCAACTCACCACTCAGTAACTAAACAACACAATCAGCCATTAATTCATTAATTATATCAGAACGTACCATTTTCTTCTGCTCCCTCTGCCACTGCTCTTTTAACTCCTTCCTCAGTTTGTCCAGCTCGCTTTTCCGCACCACCAGCGGCTGTGTCacacaccgtgtgttagtcatttACAGTCTATAAATAATCAGCTCAACTTACACTCATCAATAATCAACTATAATCATCTATCCAGCGTGTGCTATTTAACCTTCACAACATTTTACTCAtggataatccaaaaatgaaattCACTTCTACTGTGGTGtattccagagagagagagagagagagagagagacccaaatATTAGACAGACTTAATATCAGCTAAAATGGATTATAGTGTTGTGAATATGAATTAGTTTCCTGGTTAATTAATTATGAATCAGATTCCCTGACTGTTACCTGAATGAACTTGTTGGTGTGGAGAGATGTGGCTGTCTGAAGGAGTGTGTGACTGTAATCCAGCTCGTTCTCAAACGCAGACACATAAACCCCTCTGAAGGGCATGTAGTCCTATAAaataaccaacacacacacacacacacaccattacataTTAATACAGTGATGATAACGAGACAGGTTTCTTGAAATTGTACTACATAAAGTCTGGTGTCAAAAATGTAGTGAAGGCTTTGATCAAATCTGGGGTAGTTTTTATGTTGTGTCCTAAAATAAATTAGATATTTATTAAAGgcttagttaaaaaaaaatgtaaaaaactaAATTTGATCCCTTCTCATAACATCAACGTCAGTGTAGTGAGAATGTATTTCTGTGTGTTTTTGATGAATAAGGATGAAGATCAGTGTGTTTAGTTACTGAGGATATGAAACCAGATGTGAGTGGTGCACCTGGATTCGGACTGTTACGTTACAGGAGCGTAACTCAGGTAATCCTCACCTGCTGAGCCGCCACAGCTTTCGCTGACTCGGCCATCTTAGCAAATCCTTTAGCACACTCCATATCTGTAAGAGAGACACATCTTACACACAGGCTAAAAAAGGAATATGGGATTTCCCTCACTGTgacctcacacccacacacacacacacacacacacacacacacacacacaccctcatctGTGTAGTACAGTTCTAGAGTTTCATGCTGTGTGTTTTGGGGTTGAGACTCTCAGGCTGAGATTTATTGACAGGTGTTATGAGTGAAGACCCTCACCCAGCCCGAGGCGTTTCTCCACCCAGGTCAGGACGTCTTTGGCGTATTTGGACCAGGCCTTGGCGTAGAGCAGAGCCGACTCAACTCCACTGTCATTCTGCTGCAGGGCCTGGTCCACTCTCTGTACAGGGGACAGCTcagagtctacacacacacacacacacaaaaaaaattatttcaactaatttattaataattttattaataataattttattaataataaaaattaataatgcGAGCTGATTTTAATTTTAACAATACTTGCTCTAAACCTTCAGCACTAACAGTGTTTAGTGTAGTGATGTTTATTTACTATTATTTACACACACTTAATTTTCAGTTCACAAACACACTCTAGCTAGGAGCAGCACATAATTAACAAACCAATCAGCCAGTTAACCGGGGTCGGGGTAAGGGAACTAGCGAGTTCCATGTGTTGTTCTCAGTGATAAACACTGTACTGTCCTTTGTGCTCTCCAGGCCTTTCTGGTGAACATAAACATGGGATTGGTCCataattcattctctctctctctctctctctctctctctctcacacacacaccatggtgcttaaaagtttgtgaaccctttagaattttctatatttctgcataaatatgacctaaaacatcatcagattttcacacaagtcctaaaagtagataaagagaacccagttaaacaaatgagacaaaaatattatacttggtcatttatttattgatgaaaatgatccaatattacatatctgtgagtggcaaaagtatgtgaacctttgctttcagtatctggtgtgacccccttgtgcagcaataactgcaactaaacgtttgcggtaactgttgatcagtcctgcacaccggcttggaggaatttt includes the following:
- the LOC132871943 gene encoding rho GTPase-activating protein 29-like isoform X1, translating into MSRQTDVLMGLGSLGIVGNDPDYITQLVSDVRRFAEVLLSLKEAFGSAVDTESECVCELVRERLAELLSVLRCVINKQQALNSEEILSAAGALIAKVKGLNLKEVNKEKESAIFREIYTSIDTLAFTFGNVVSDFLMGDVDSSSGVELSRTRRSRSFENLSGNSREHKELSDSELSPVQRVDQALQQNDSGVESALLYAKAWSKYAKDVLTWVEKRLGLDMECAKGFAKMAESAKAVAAQQDYMPFRGVYVSAFENELDYSHTLLQTATSLHTNKFIQPLVVRKSELDKLRKELKEQWQREQKKMSEADSAVRKARLLHTQRREEYEKVHGSHSRTGDEQTHTGGRTQERKRKMEEEALQKAEEAQEHYRMCVADAEAKKLSLTKTKSEILTQLRELIFQCDLTLKAVTVNWFQMLYNQLVSVPVQYQTLCDQVKQYEPGQCYSEFVHSLPKERVWLEALSHEHAGPSRSGMPFHKRSLSSTHSSQGNLSQLSADEVNSPVHKRVSKMDEPPSNSSTADIQALKGGMCSDSESAGGSSESRSVDSPTASPGDFKRRLPRTPSTGTMSSADDLDEREPPSPSDTGLGEMVTEMANSPGPFRNAQMSKAALTHKLRKLRAPSKCRECDSLVVFHGAECEECSLACHKKCLETLAIQCGHKKLQGRLHLFGIDFSQAAKNSADGIPFIIKKCTSEIESRALNIKGIYRLNGAKSRVEKLCQAFENGKDLVELSDLYPHDISNVLKLYLRQLPEPLILYRYYSEIIGLAKKAQSITADDTHSPHLSIELNRVILKIRDLLRRLPSAHYRTLHFLITHLHRVSEHAEENKMDARNLGIIFGPTLIKPRQLDSEVSLSSLVDYPYQALMVQLLIQHHLKIFDVQLSPTPSANPPLSRCSQSLLDIKESSKASKRYSSVLPSSHSVDEVKELQRASGHEGKDDTAADSTDGVNGVGSSVVVSRLSTNANIPPVKLRPPRTHYLSRPVSLPVDRLLNERNMVERENLGGAIAEKPEAEKAENRTYRSPFVHTHTLRRTWDKQYRHYDVTPRTAMIVANLPPSGAVGGAKTETAKPDGSKTASADSPSGVLPPNSPYAFTMRPIRTLRRDSSTSDKDVPIVFRAPRTLQPPPGTFYRPPHVHVKTPDTEKDANVSPTTTITTLAVNIAAPLATQSVCPTSAALSVTPTSPSTGSDTCGVEEVQLDSESDDVSENKSVYQRLRESQHSQREAHFV
- the LOC132871943 gene encoding rho GTPase-activating protein 29-like isoform X4, with the translated sequence MRFVDTESECVCELVRERLAELLSVLRCVINKQQALNSEEILSAAGALIAKVKGLNLKEVNKEKESAIFREIYTSIDTLAFTFGNVVSDFLMGDVDSSSGVELSRTRRSRSFENLSGNSREHKELSDSELSPVQRVDQALQQNDSGVESALLYAKAWSKYAKDVLTWVEKRLGLDMECAKGFAKMAESAKAVAAQQDYMPFRGVYVSAFENELDYSHTLLQTATSLHTNKFIQPLVVRKSELDKLRKELKEQWQREQKKMSEADSAVRKARLLHTQRREEYEKVHGSHSRTGDEQTHTGGRTQERKRKMEEEALQKAEEAQEHYRMCVADAEAKKLSLTKTKSEILTQLRELIFQCDLTLKAVTVNWFQMLYNQLVSVPVQYQTLCDQVKQYEPGQCYSEFVHSLPKERVWLEALSHEHAGPSRSGMPFHKRSLSSTHSSQGNLSQLSADEVNSPVHKRVSKMDEPPSNSSTADIQALKGGMCSDSESAGGSSESRSVDSPTASPGDFKRRLPRTPSTGTMSSADDLDEREPPSPSDTGLGEMVTEMANSPGPFRNAQMSKAALTHKLRKLRAPSKCRECDSLVVFHGAECEECSLACHKKCLETLAIQCGHKKLQGRLHLFGIDFSQAAKNSADGIPFIIKKCTSEIESRALNIKGIYRLNGAKSRVEKLCQAFENGKDLVELSDLYPHDISNVLKLYLRQLPEPLILYRYYSEIIGLAKKAQSITADDTHSPHLSIELNRVILKIRDLLRRLPSAHYRTLHFLITHLHRVSEHAEENKMDARNLGIIFGPTLIKPRQLDSEVSLSSLVDYPYQALMVQLLIQHHLKIFDVQLSPTPSANPPLSRCSQSLLDIKESSKASKRYSSVLPSSHSVDEVKELQRASGHEGKDDTAADSTDGVNGVGSSVVVSRLSTNANIPPVKLRPPRTHYLSRPVSLPVDRLLNERNMVERENLGGAIAEKPEAEKAENRTYRSPFVHTHTLRRTWDKQYRHYDVTPRTAMIVANLPPSGAVGGAKTETAKPDGSKTASADSPSGVLPPNSPYAFTMRPIRTLRRDSSTSDKDVPIVFRAPRTLQPPPGTFYRPPHVHVKTPDTEKDANVSPTTTITTLAVNIAAPLATQSVCPTSAALSVTPTSPSTGSDTCGVEEVQLDSESDDVSENKSVYQRLRESQHSQREAHFV